DNA from Triplophysa dalaica isolate WHDGS20190420 chromosome 21, ASM1584641v1, whole genome shotgun sequence:
aaatgtatgctttaatgcaggggtgtccaatgtcggttcTGGGGGGctacagtcctgcagagtttagctccaacttggctcaacacacctgtttgaaAGTTTTGATTAgatgttcaggtgtgtttgattagggttgaagctaaactttgtaggacacaggccctccaggactgactttggacaaccctgctttaatgtatctttctcacatttgtatactttggtcagttaataagaataattaatgtagttatttattttaataaattaaataagcagtttcatgtctatccttgaatcaaagttgatgtaggatatagatagaaataagtcattaaatacttttttggagAGAGTCGTTTTGCAGTAATGTAATGACACTATTGAAaatgtaactagtaattcattacttttctAGATTAAGTTACACAACACTGTTAATGAGTAATCCTGTTAAATAATcgggatctcaatattggccaaaataaatgtttgtcatAATCGAGGAGCCCTAATGTAGTGTACACTTATGACATGAAATAGGTGTGTATTTTGGTAGGCAAAAGatatttacatgtttgtgttttgacttGTGCTACACATACTGATTCCTTCAAGAGATTTTTCACTGCAGGTTGGAGAATGATTTAAAGTGTCACGTTAGAAGCGTTAAGGGTTCATTGAGCAGATATCAGAGAAACTCTCGAGCCGAGTACACAGATCACGTGTCTGTCAATCATGAGCTCATTCAGTACACCAGATCTGACAAACAGgtcaaaagaagaaaaagatcTGCACCCGTATACTTAAAGCTTCTAAGACTCCTCTAAGAAAGATCTTAATTTAGCTTGAAAATGTCACCGTAGGAGTCTTGGCTTAAAAGTCATTCCGGATCAGTCTGAGAGAAACTCTGAGCAAGGAAAAGAGGATAGAGTATATCTTGgtgaggaggcggggctgaccccGTTGCTATGGATGACACAGTCTTTTAGAGagtgtgattggttggttggcCAAGAAGGAAAAAAGGGTGCTGTTAAGTATGGGGTCGTTCGTTCGAAATTGCATAACAATTTTTTTCAGTTCTACAATATTcttgcacacacatgcactatatatatatatatatagcatttGTTCATGCTGTTATGTgtgtatatctatatatatatatatatttgttcatgctgttaatatcaacatatttgatagaaaatgaacagtgacaCAGTAAGTTTGTGTACatgctgtaattgtttgtgtgatcatTATTGACGTTTGTGACAGAACCAAATCATCTCTACTGCACAGCTGCATTTCTCCAGTGgccaaatatgtaaatatgatttcttctatttctggcACTATGGCTTTTCTGCACTGTGTTGGAGATGTTAGCGTGATGTTAGTGTGTCTCTATTACGATCGATCACAAACATGAACCCTGCACGATCTTATGTGTTGTGTCTTGTTAACTCGCTGTCattcaattaaatttaataTACGTTAGCGCTTTAACATTTTGCtttgcatcaaagcagctgtacaagaaAACCAAAACTAATGTTGAACACATTAAACAAACCTTGAAAGTATTATGGAGAGAGTCATGCATTGCTACACATTTCTTTTCACTTTACGTGTTTCGTCCATTTTCTCTGCTGCTAAAGAAATGATAAAGTCCTCCTCGCTACTCCTAACAATTTTTGACCTTAAGAGCTCTTTTAAGGGTTAAGatgctttatttatatatttttccttaCTAGGATCTTTTCTGTGAACGTCCACATTTCTAAGAATTTTGTCACCAGAAGCAACTCTTTGCGCTaagttttttcataaatatgtgcTCTGatgttgaatactgcaaagaaaagagGTTTTACGTGTATTTAAGCGTcggtttaaaatgaatatttgatgaAATAAGCCTGTCTTGGTATTCTCTCAGTCTTTCGCGCTGCTGTGGGTAACTTTGTCATttctgagcattgtttctggaCTGAAGTATTTTAGCGTGCAACGTTGATCACCAGACAGACTCTTCATGACTTCTCATTCTGTAGTTTTGTATAtcgtcagattttttttaattcagatgATTTCTGTGTCAACAGCGAGCCGTGACTCCTCCACACCTGAACCTGTTCACGGCGTCTCCATGTTCTCCTCCATCGCCAGCACAGGTCCTGACCCCCGCTTCCGCTTCAGATGGCGGGCCATTACAGTGGTGGCCCTGCTGACCCTGGCTCTGCTCTTCTACGTGCACCATACACTTACAGACTCCAGCGACTACAGCTCGGGCATCAGATCCGGCCGGGAGGTGTCCCGTGGCATGGCGGCCGCCGCATCCTTGGGGTCCGGTTACAATGACACGTACCCGCTCAGTCCCCCGGAACACACGGCTGACGGGATCCGCTACCGGATCGGAGTGATAGCCGATCTGGACACCAACTCGCAAAGCAGGAAGAACAACACGTGGTTCAGTTACCTGAAACGAGGACACCTGCTGGTGTCTGACAGCGGTGACAGGGTGTCTGTGGAGTGGGACGAAGACAAGGTGGTCCTGGAAAGTCATCTGTCAGAGAAGGGGCGGGGCATGGAGCTGTCTGAGCTGGTGACTTTTAACGGTCATCTGTACAGTGTAGATGACCGGACGGGTGTGGTGTACCGTATAGAGGGTGATCGGGCCGTGCCGTGGGTCATACTGCCTGACGGAGATGGCAGCGTTTCTAAAGGTACTAAAGGACTGTAACAACaactttttttgccattttgtttatttgctttcatgattttttttcatgctACATAATTAATAGTTGTTTTAGTTTCGTTAACTTTTATAGTATAGTTCCAgctgattattttatatttctgtcatgttttatgTGACCCAAAACTGCTCTCAGAACAGTGCATTCCCAGCTAGATGTTGACGATGCTCAAAACATATCTCcgtatttttacatttgctcTAGAAGaattaaaatagattttgatTTCTTGTCAGGTTTCAAAGCTGAGTGGATGGCTGTGAAAGATGAGCGTCTGTATGTCGGTGGCCTTGGGAAGGAATGGACGACCATCACCGGCGAGTTTGTCAACAATAATCCCGAGTGGGTGAAGGTGATCGGTTTCCATGGAGACGTGGAACATGAGAATTGGGTGCCGCATTATAACTCGCTCAAAAGGGCAGCTGGGATCAACCCGCCAGGTGAGTGCGTTTCTGTGGGAGGAGCCACGAGAGTTTGCTGTGTGCTGATTGGCCATTTAGATGTTTGGGCcgaacatttacttttttttaattattattaaaattgtttttctcattttcgtCTCAGGTTATCTTATCCACGAATCGGCCGCCTGGAGCGAGCGGCTGCAGCGCTGGTTCTTTCTCCCACGCCGTGCAAGTTCCGAACGTTACGACGAGACGGCGGACGAGCGCCGCGGCACGAACCTCATGCTGAGATGCTCATCTGACTTTGGTCAGATCTCCATGTCCCGCGTCGGCCCTTTAAATCTCACCCACGGATTTTCCTCCTTCAAGTTCGTCCCGGACACAGATGATCAGATTATAGTAGCGCTGAAATCAGAGGAGGACGCGGGGCGGATCGCCACCTACATCACCGCCTTCACACTGGACGGCCGCGTCCTTCTGCCCGAAACTAAAATCGGAGACGTCAAGTTTGAGGGTCTGGAGTTTATATAGACTGAGAGTGAATGTGCTGGTGTGAAATGAACTCAGTGGATTGTTCGTGGAGTTGTCGAGCAGTCTTACCCGAGCAGACACCTGTCACCCAAGATGCCGTGAGCAAAATGGAAGAAATGTAATCATTTCTAGTGTATATTGATTGACAGGACATTAACACATAAGGACAGTGACGTCACATGTTGAAGATTTTACTACAGGATCTCAGGGAACTACATGCAATAATTGAGACTCTAACCCAAACATATGCATTGGAAAATGCAATAAGTGTCTTCATTTAAAAGAGATATCAACCATTTTGTGTGTAGAAtgcaaaacctctaaatatatttatattttagtgtttGGTTTTAGGGTTTTATAGTGTATGAACTACACTGAAgaattttatatgatttaatgTCATTGATTTCTGACATTAATGAAAAGATAATACTTTATGTCTCAGGCATGcatattcaattaaatatgcaaataaagacttaatattcaagaaatgttgatgttttgttatatatttttttatttaatacagattttaaaatcaTAACGAGTGACATTCGCAGTTTAAAGCAAAGATCAAACACTCTAGaaattttttacataattaaataaacatgatttgaaTCAACTGGaggttttatcatttaaatgtagATGATGTCATAGTTTAGTTCCCATAACAACCAGGTTGGCCGGAAGCCCTTCGACTCTGAGCACATGGAAGAAGTTGAGCGTCTTGAGGAAGTCCATCATTCTTCTGTCATTGGACCTGAACTCTAAGTAAACCCCTTGAGAACCTGTGACACGCAATGACAGATACTGATCAAAAACTGATCTGTTTGATGTTAATGATCCTGTGCTGTTAAACTCACCGCTCTCTCTCAGCGATGACAACACTTGTCCAATCAGACGCTTGGCTAACGTGGGGTCAGGAACCTTCGGGTGGATCTGAACGCTCATGACGGATGGGAAATCACGCAGCATTGCTTCTGGATACTTGAAGAAAGCAAACAGATATGAAGGTTAAAAACAGGAGCTGTATGTCTCCAGTAATTTGTGTTTGAGAGTTCAGCACCTGAGCTTTAGTCATGAGAGATTTAGCATCGGCGAGAGCAAACACGTAACCGCAGAGACCAGTCTCATCCTCTAGAATCACGTTACAGTTTGAGGTGGACGGCACGAGACCCTCCACCAGCCTGACaccaaaacacacatcatcacagaTGCGTCAGGAGCAGAACTACATTTAAAAGCTGaacattaaaatgtcttaaattcaGATCAAGACACTCGCCTGTCTCCAATCAGCTCCACGCTCTGTTGTGTTTCAGCATTCATTTCTTTAAAGAGCTTCATCACCGCCAGCtgtgatacacacacacttatcaTTGACAATCAGTGACACGGTCACACTGTGATGTTAACAtgtggagtgtgtgtgtttgtgacctGATCTTCAGCAGTACTCGGGCGGATGGTGTACACGCGTGTTGCAGGAGGAGTGCGGAACAGATCTCTGTTGCCATGACACGGCAGCATTCTCTAAACAACACATGCATCATGAGGAAGTGAAGAGGTCACAGGTCACAGATTTCAGGTCAGTGTTTAAGTGTACCTGGAACTCTCCAGAAAGACCTCCTCTGAAACCCCACGGCTCAGGATCATCATTTATAATCATGCACGGGTGAGGGGTTCCACCTCCTGAGAATAGTGTTCATTATGTGTATCAGagacttttattatgtatttcaGTTTGATGTCTAGAGAATGTACCGAGTGTTTTGACGAAGGCTCTGGCCAGAGAGACTCCGCTCTTGATGTCACAGATGTAGTTGTAGAGGTCGTAGAGGATCCGTCTGTTTGGGACGTTTGACAGTCTGTTGAACATCTGAACGACAGCGGCACACATGTCATCAAACTTCTCGGCTCTCTGACGCCACTCGATAACCTGcaggaaaacacaaacacgcaaaGATTCGGTAGTCCGGATGCTGTCATTTCAATGCTTTTACAGAATAAACTCGACATTATCTCGCCGACCTTTTCACATTCGGATGTGACGGCACCGGTCGTGGCGACGGCGCTGTTGCTGCGGAGCCAGTGGAGTTGGTTCAACATGGCTACGGCGGTCGGGCCGTGTTCATACGGCAGATAGAAGAGCTCCGAGAGCAGGGTGAGATCCTCCAGCGTCAGCGGTTCGGCCGTGTACAGCGGGTTGTCTTTGGGTCCGGGAACATGCCCGTCCGTCTGCATGGGTTCTTCATCAGACGCCTCTCGTTTAGAGCGAGCGCTGCGGGATGGAGAGTCTGCAGATGACAGACGTTGAGATTCGGCGCCGGCCACAGACACAGAAATCACACAAGAGTTCAGTTCTTACCGTCGGGGGAATCTGCTCTACCGAACTCAAGCAACCATTCAGTGAGCGCCAGCTGCAGAGCCTCATGGGGGTCGTAGTCGGAACTTTGATCTTCACCATCTGTGAATGAATATATCAGATGTCAATGAATGGCAGATGATGTGACACGATATTGAGACACGTGCATGACTACGTTACCCATGGAGACATCTTTCTGTCCGGGGCCGGACTTGCACCAGGTGGCCAGCGTGTGAACCGCAACCAAATTGGGCTCGAATTCACAGTTGGGGTTTGTGAGAACTCCTCTGAGTTTAGGGATCAGTTCTGCCGGGCGGTTCTTGAATGGTCCCAGAAAGATTCTCTGTGGGTCGTAATCATTGGCATGAATGTTGTCCCAAATCACCGGCGGTCTCTTGAGAACAGCAGACACCTCATCGATGGACGCCACACTGATGTCATTCGACACGACCTTTGGCCCTGACgagaatgaaaaaaacaatggagCACAATGATATGAACAGATGATATGGGTCGTATGTTTCCATTTAAAAGTTTGCAAAGTTTAGAGATGTTTATGTGTCTATCAGTAGATGATTTCACCTGTCCAGAGGACGTCGACTCCCGGATGGAGTTTCTCTCCGACCGTGTTTAAATACTTGGATAGTTGGACACTAGGA
Protein-coding regions in this window:
- the ogal gene encoding protein O-GlcNAcase, with the translated sequence MSEKSKIFLSGVVEGFYGRPWTMNQRMELFRREEKWGLNTYLYAPKDDYKHRMYWRDLYSLEEADQLMALISAAKEHCVEFIYAISPGLDITFSNPKEVAALKRKLSQVSEFGCRSFALLFDDIEAEMCGADKEAFSSFADAQVSITNEVFQHLKEPQIFLFCPTDYCAAFCTPSVQLSKYLNTVGEKLHPGVDVLWTGPKVVSNDISVASIDEVSAVLKRPPVIWDNIHANDYDPQRIFLGPFKNRPAELIPKLRGVLTNPNCEFEPNLVAVHTLATWCKSGPGQKDVSMDGEDQSSDYDPHEALQLALTEWLLEFGRADSPDDSPSRSARSKREASDEEPMQTDGHVPGPKDNPLYTAEPLTLEDLTLLSELFYLPYEHGPTAVAMLNQLHWLRSNSAVATTGAVTSECEKVIEWRQRAEKFDDMCAAVVQMFNRLSNVPNRRILYDLYNYICDIKSGVSLARAFVKTLGGGTPHPCMIINDDPEPWGFRGGLSGEFQRMLPCHGNRDLFRTPPATRVYTIRPSTAEDQLAVMKLFKEMNAETQQSVELIGDRLVEGLVPSTSNCNVILEDETGLCGYVFALADAKSLMTKAQYPEAMLRDFPSVMSVQIHPKVPDPTLAKRLIGQVLSSLRESGSQGVYLEFRSNDRRMMDFLKTLNFFHVLRVEGLPANLVVMGTKL
- the cant1b gene encoding soluble calcium-activated nucleotidase 1b isoform X1, translating into MRERRRASRDSSTPEPVHGVSMFSSIASTGPDPRFRFRWRAITVVALLTLALLFYVHHTLTDSSDYSSGIRSGREVSRGMAAAASLGSGYNDTYPLSPPEHTADGIRYRIGVIADLDTNSQSRKNNTWFSYLKRGHLLVSDSGDRVSVEWDEDKVVLESHLSEKGRGMELSELVTFNGHLYSVDDRTGVVYRIEGDRAVPWVILPDGDGSVSKGFKAEWMAVKDERLYVGGLGKEWTTITGEFVNNNPEWVKVIGFHGDVEHENWVPHYNSLKRAAGINPPGYLIHESAAWSERLQRWFFLPRRASSERYDETADERRGTNLMLRCSSDFGQISMSRVGPLNLTHGFSSFKFVPDTDDQIIVALKSEEDAGRIATYITAFTLDGRVLLPETKIGDVKFEGLEFI
- the cant1b gene encoding soluble calcium-activated nucleotidase 1b isoform X2 is translated as MFSSIASTGPDPRFRFRWRAITVVALLTLALLFYVHHTLTDSSDYSSGIRSGREVSRGMAAAASLGSGYNDTYPLSPPEHTADGIRYRIGVIADLDTNSQSRKNNTWFSYLKRGHLLVSDSGDRVSVEWDEDKVVLESHLSEKGRGMELSELVTFNGHLYSVDDRTGVVYRIEGDRAVPWVILPDGDGSVSKGFKAEWMAVKDERLYVGGLGKEWTTITGEFVNNNPEWVKVIGFHGDVEHENWVPHYNSLKRAAGINPPGYLIHESAAWSERLQRWFFLPRRASSERYDETADERRGTNLMLRCSSDFGQISMSRVGPLNLTHGFSSFKFVPDTDDQIIVALKSEEDAGRIATYITAFTLDGRVLLPETKIGDVKFEGLEFI